A stretch of Streptococcus chenjunshii DNA encodes these proteins:
- a CDS encoding cyclophilin-like fold protein has translation MKITKKIYRIVCLTALAAFILSACQSQTDSRLSETSGSQAADTGIDQNQDERSDTIRLTVDGQELAVEWEDNQSVAALREHVAEQELTITLTAYEDFEQVGSLGITLPSENSQQTAVPGDIMLYNDSNIVLFYGSNSWSYTNLGHISDSSVDLEDLLDKEEVTVTLSGQD, from the coding sequence ATGAAAATAACCAAAAAGATTTACAGAATCGTATGCTTAACTGCCCTAGCTGCTTTTATTTTAAGTGCCTGCCAGTCCCAAACAGACAGCCGCTTGTCCGAAACTTCCGGCAGCCAAGCCGCTGATACGGGAATCGATCAGAATCAGGATGAGCGCTCTGATACGATTCGGCTGACTGTCGATGGTCAAGAGCTTGCTGTTGAGTGGGAGGACAATCAGTCGGTAGCTGCTTTAAGGGAACATGTAGCAGAGCAGGAACTGACCATCACCTTGACGGCTTACGAAGACTTTGAGCAGGTAGGGAGTCTGGGCATAACTCTTCCTAGTGAAAACAGTCAGCAGACCGCTGTCCCCGGAGATATCATGCTGTACAATGACAGCAATATAGTCCTTTTTTATGGTTCAAACAGCTGGTCTTATACCAACTTAGGCCATATCAGCGACAGCAGCGTTGATTTAGAAGACCTGCTGGATAAAGAGGAGGTCACTGTAACCTTATCGGGACAGGATTAG
- a CDS encoding PhoH family protein gives MQDFSVDINLNHPDDLVNLFGSNERYLKLIEDNLGVTIHARTERVQIVSSDEEALETARLTVQALLVLVGRGMIINTSDVITALSMAQNGNIDQFVALYEEEIVKDSYGRPIRVKTLGQKAYVDSVKHHDLIFGIGPAGTGKTFLAVTLAVTALKRGQVKRIILTRPAVEAGESLGFLPGDLKEKVDPYLRPVYDALYQILGKEQTVRLMERDIIEIAPLAYMRGRTLDDAFVILDEAQNTTVMQMKMFLTRLGFHSKMIINGDISQIDLPHHAKSGLVDASEKLKNIKGLDFVYLSAKDVVRHPLVAEIIDAYEK, from the coding sequence TTGCAAGATTTTTCAGTAGATATTAATCTTAATCATCCAGATGATCTGGTTAATTTGTTTGGCTCTAATGAGCGGTATTTAAAGTTAATCGAAGATAATTTAGGAGTGACTATTCATGCAAGGACTGAACGTGTCCAGATAGTCAGCAGCGATGAAGAAGCCCTTGAAACGGCTCGTCTGACTGTCCAGGCTTTGCTGGTTCTGGTTGGGCGCGGCATGATAATCAATACTTCTGATGTTATAACAGCCTTGTCTATGGCTCAGAACGGAAACATTGATCAGTTTGTCGCTCTTTATGAGGAGGAGATTGTCAAAGATTCCTATGGCAGGCCTATTCGGGTAAAGACACTAGGTCAGAAAGCTTATGTTGACAGTGTGAAGCATCATGACCTTATTTTTGGAATCGGACCTGCTGGGACAGGAAAAACATTTCTGGCAGTAACACTTGCTGTCACTGCTCTGAAGCGCGGTCAGGTTAAGCGTATTATTCTGACACGGCCTGCTGTTGAAGCCGGCGAAAGTTTAGGCTTTTTACCGGGAGATCTTAAGGAGAAGGTTGATCCTTACTTGAGGCCGGTCTACGATGCTCTTTATCAAATTTTGGGAAAAGAACAGACAGTCCGCTTGATGGAGCGTGATATTATTGAAATTGCTCCTTTAGCTTATATGCGGGGGCGGACGCTGGATGATGCCTTTGTCATTCTTGATGAAGCTCAAAATACAACGGTTATGCAGATGAAAATGTTTTTGACCCGTTTAGGCTTCCATTCGAAAATGATTATCAATGGCGATATCAGCCAGATTGATCTGCCTCATCATGCTAAGTCCGGTTTAGTAGATGCTTCTGAAAAATTAAAGAATATTAAGGGCCTGGATTTTGTCTATCTGTCAGCTAAAGACGTTGTCCGGCATCCGCTCGTTGCAGAAATTATTGATGCCTATGAAAAATAA
- a CDS encoding DUF3397 domain-containing protein, which produces MDIYKLIAAAFIIMTPLFAFIIVKFFRLGKLGLKFPDIALPLFAAEIVLVSAHFFEHSLLPYYLIVMSLLAIALTFGFIHSRSSFSYRRFCKFFWRAGFILTFIFYVGLVVLILTM; this is translated from the coding sequence ATGGATATTTACAAATTAATCGCTGCAGCTTTCATTATTATGACACCCCTTTTTGCCTTTATCATTGTGAAATTTTTTCGGCTGGGAAAACTGGGGCTGAAATTTCCGGATATTGCTCTGCCCTTATTTGCTGCAGAAATTGTTTTGGTCTCCGCTCATTTCTTTGAACACAGTCTGCTGCCTTACTATCTGATTGTCATGTCGCTGCTGGCAATCGCTCTGACTTTCGGCTTTATTCACAGCCGGTCGTCTTTCTCTTACCGCCGTTTCTGTAAATTTTTCTGGCGGGCCGGTTTCATTCTGACTTTCATTTTTTATGTAGGCTTAGTTGTTTTGATTTTGACAATGTGA
- a CDS encoding peptide cleavage/export ABC transporter: MKRYKYVSQIDLRDCGVAALASVAKHYGSDFSLAHLRELAKTTKEGTTALGIVEAAKKMGFETRAVQANMELFDMADIPCPFIVHVNKEGKLQHYYVVYNVKKTNLIIGDPDPAVGVTKMSKEHFAEEWTGVAIFLAPAPYYKPHKDKKNGLMSFLPIIFKQKALLTYIVLASLLVTLINIIGSYYLQGILDEYIPNQLQSTLGIVSIGLVVTYVLQQVMSFSQNYLLVVLSQRLTIDVILSYIRHIFELPMSFFATRRTGEVMSRFTDANSIIDALASTILSLFLDVSILFIVGSVLVLQNTHLFFITLTALPVYAIIILAFMKPFERMNHDVMQANAMVSSAIIEDINGIETVKSLTSEETRYQNIDREFVDYLDKSFALNKYEAVQGALKQGAQLILNVAVLWYGSRLVIAGSISVGQLITYNTLLSYFTRPMENIINLQTKLQSAKVANKRLNEVYLVSSEFDGGQILNDKQFLKGDIIFDDVSYKYGFGRDTLSHVNLRIKEGEKVSLVGISGSGKTTLAKMIVNFYTPNQGQITLGGYDLKTIDKKALRHYINYLPQQSYVFSGTVLENLTLGASDNMTQEDIFKACDIAEIRSDIESMPMAYHTELSDGAGLSGGQKQRLALARALLTQAPVLILDEATSGLDALTEKRVIDNLLSLTDRTIIFVAHRLSIAERSDRIIVIDQGQVAEEGSHRQLIQAQGFYAHLFQK; encoded by the coding sequence ATGAAAAGATACAAATATGTTAGTCAGATTGATTTACGAGATTGCGGTGTGGCAGCTTTGGCATCAGTTGCCAAGCATTATGGTTCAGATTTCTCACTGGCTCACTTAAGAGAGCTGGCGAAAACAACTAAGGAAGGGACAACAGCCTTAGGTATTGTTGAAGCCGCTAAGAAAATGGGCTTTGAAACACGTGCCGTTCAAGCCAATATGGAACTGTTTGACATGGCTGACATTCCCTGTCCCTTTATTGTTCATGTCAACAAAGAGGGAAAACTTCAGCATTACTATGTTGTTTACAACGTTAAAAAGACTAACCTTATCATCGGTGACCCTGATCCAGCTGTTGGGGTCACTAAAATGTCTAAGGAACATTTTGCTGAAGAATGGACTGGTGTCGCTATCTTTTTAGCGCCCGCTCCATACTACAAGCCTCATAAGGATAAAAAGAATGGTTTAATGAGTTTTTTGCCCATTATTTTTAAGCAAAAAGCCCTGCTGACCTATATTGTGCTCGCCAGCCTCCTAGTCACTTTAATCAATATCATTGGTTCCTATTATTTACAAGGAATTTTAGATGAATATATTCCTAATCAGCTGCAGTCTACTCTTGGTATTGTGTCTATCGGACTGGTTGTTACCTATGTCCTGCAGCAAGTCATGAGTTTTTCGCAGAACTATCTGCTAGTTGTTCTAAGTCAACGCTTGACGATTGATGTGATTTTATCTTATATCCGCCATATTTTTGAATTACCCATGTCCTTTTTTGCGACAAGACGGACTGGTGAGGTCATGTCACGTTTTACCGATGCTAATTCAATTATTGATGCATTGGCTTCGACGATTTTATCGCTGTTTTTAGATGTGAGTATTCTCTTTATTGTCGGAAGTGTCCTTGTCCTTCAAAATACCCATCTCTTTTTTATCACTTTAACAGCATTACCTGTTTATGCCATTATTATTTTGGCTTTTATGAAACCATTTGAACGAATGAACCATGATGTCATGCAGGCAAACGCCATGGTCAGTTCTGCGATTATCGAGGATATAAACGGTATTGAAACAGTTAAATCTCTAACCAGCGAAGAAACGCGTTATCAAAATATTGACAGAGAATTTGTAGATTATCTGGATAAAAGTTTTGCTCTTAACAAATACGAAGCCGTGCAAGGAGCATTAAAACAAGGAGCGCAGCTCATTTTAAACGTTGCTGTTCTTTGGTATGGCTCACGTTTGGTGATAGCTGGCAGTATTTCTGTCGGGCAGCTCATAACTTATAATACGCTTTTGTCCTACTTTACAAGGCCAATGGAGAATATCATCAATCTGCAAACAAAATTACAGTCTGCAAAAGTAGCTAATAAACGCCTAAATGAAGTTTACTTGGTTTCATCTGAATTTGACGGCGGGCAAATTCTTAATGATAAGCAGTTTCTCAAAGGTGATATTATTTTTGACGATGTCTCCTATAAGTACGGTTTCGGCCGTGATACGTTAAGCCATGTTAATCTGCGCATTAAAGAAGGAGAAAAAGTCAGTCTTGTCGGTATTAGTGGTTCTGGTAAGACAACATTAGCTAAGATGATTGTTAATTTTTATACACCAAACCAAGGGCAGATTACTCTCGGGGGATATGATTTAAAAACAATTGATAAAAAAGCACTTCGACATTATATTAATTATTTGCCGCAGCAATCTTATGTTTTTTCAGGGACTGTTTTAGAAAATTTAACATTGGGTGCTTCTGATAATATGACACAAGAAGATATTTTTAAAGCCTGTGACATCGCTGAAATTCGTTCTGACATTGAATCTATGCCAATGGCCTACCATACCGAGCTGTCAGATGGCGCAGGTTTATCGGGCGGTCAAAAGCAGCGTTTAGCACTGGCACGCGCTTTGCTGACACAAGCTCCTGTCTTAATTTTAGACGAAGCTACAAGCGGTCTCGATGCCTTAACCGAAAAACGCGTTATCGATAATTTACTGTCCCTCACAGACAGAACCATTATTTTTGTTGCCCATCGTTTGAGTATTGCTGAACGTTCTGACCGTATTATTGTTATAGACCAAGGGCAGGTTGCTGAGGAAGGCTCCCACAGACAACTGATACAAGCTCAAGGCTTCTATGCTCATTTATTTCAAAAATAA
- the frr gene encoding ribosome recycling factor: protein MVNAIIEKAQERFEQSHQSLAREFATIRAGRANASLLDRIQVEYYGAPTPLNQLASITVPEARVLLISPFDKSSLKNIEHAINASDLGINPANDGSVIRLVIPALTEDRRRELAKEVKKTGENAKIAIRNIRRDAMDEAKKQEKNKDITEDELKILEKDIQKATDEAVKHIDDMTANKEKELLEV from the coding sequence ATGGTTAATGCGATTATTGAAAAAGCACAGGAGCGTTTTGAGCAGTCTCATCAGTCCTTGGCGCGTGAGTTTGCTACTATTCGTGCCGGACGTGCTAATGCAAGTCTTTTAGATCGGATTCAGGTGGAGTATTACGGTGCTCCGACCCCCCTGAATCAGCTTGCTTCGATCACAGTTCCTGAGGCTCGGGTTCTTTTGATTTCGCCTTTTGATAAATCATCGCTAAAAAATATTGAACATGCGATTAATGCTTCAGATTTGGGGATTAATCCGGCTAATGACGGCTCGGTTATTCGCTTAGTTATTCCGGCGCTGACAGAAGATCGGCGCAGGGAGCTGGCTAAAGAGGTGAAAAAGACCGGTGAGAATGCGAAAATTGCTATTCGCAATATTCGCCGTGATGCGATGGATGAGGCTAAAAAACAAGAAAAGAATAAAGATATTACAGAAGATGAGCTGAAAATCTTAGAAAAAGACATCCAGAAAGCTACTGATGAGGCTGTGAAGCATATTGATGATATGACAGCTAATAAAGAGAAGGAACTGTTAGAAGTCTGA
- the rplK gene encoding 50S ribosomal protein L11 encodes MAKKVENVVKLQIPAGKATPAPPVGPALGQAGINIMGFTKEFNARTADQAGMIIPVVISVYEDKSFDFVTKTPPAAVLLKKAAGVDKGSGEPNTNKVASVTRAQVQEIAETKMPDLNAADIEAAMRMIEGTARSMGFTVTD; translated from the coding sequence ATGGCTAAAAAAGTCGAAAATGTTGTTAAACTGCAAATTCCTGCCGGGAAAGCAACACCAGCGCCGCCAGTTGGTCCGGCACTCGGTCAGGCAGGAATCAATATCATGGGCTTCACTAAGGAGTTCAACGCCCGCACAGCTGATCAGGCTGGCATGATTATTCCGGTTGTTATTTCAGTATATGAAGACAAATCATTTGATTTTGTGACCAAAACACCGCCGGCTGCAGTGCTTTTGAAAAAAGCAGCGGGAGTTGACAAAGGTTCTGGTGAACCAAATACAAACAAAGTTGCTTCAGTTACCCGGGCACAAGTACAGGAGATTGCTGAAACTAAAATGCCAGATTTGAACGCTGCAGATATTGAAGCTGCCATGCGTATGATTGAAGGGACTGCTCGTTCTATGGGATTCACCGTTACTGATTAA
- a CDS encoding uracil-DNA glycosylase family protein encodes MTETIFRKIMQDEANLAYTRAGIEPLFAAPETARIVVVGQAPGIVAQTSRLYWNDRSGIRLRDWMGVDDNTFYHSGLFGILAMDFYYPGKGKSGDLPPRKGFAEKWHPQLLAQMPDVKLVILVGSYSQQYYLGAARRKNLTETVRHYKDYLPQYFPLVHPSPRNQLWMAKNPWFEEDVVPALKTAVTKILEGTAGAGN; translated from the coding sequence ATGACAGAAACGATCTTTCGGAAAATCATGCAGGATGAAGCTAATTTAGCTTACACACGCGCTGGTATCGAGCCTTTATTTGCTGCACCGGAAACAGCTCGTATTGTTGTTGTCGGGCAGGCACCTGGGATTGTGGCACAGACCAGCCGCCTCTATTGGAATGACCGGAGCGGTATTCGCCTGCGGGACTGGATGGGAGTTGATGACAATACCTTTTACCATTCCGGGCTCTTTGGTATCTTAGCTATGGATTTTTATTATCCGGGCAAGGGGAAGTCAGGTGATCTGCCGCCGCGTAAAGGTTTTGCAGAAAAATGGCACCCGCAGTTATTGGCGCAAATGCCGGATGTCAAACTGGTGATACTGGTCGGCAGTTATTCGCAGCAGTATTATCTGGGTGCCGCTCGCCGTAAAAATTTAACAGAGACTGTCCGTCATTATAAAGATTATCTGCCTCAATATTTTCCCTTGGTCCATCCGTCACCTCGCAATCAGCTTTGGATGGCAAAAAATCCTTGGTTTGAAGAGGATGTTGTGCCAGCACTAAAAACCGCTGTGACAAAGATTCTGGAAGGAACTGCTGGTGCTGGAAACTGA
- a CDS encoding bacteriocin secretion accessory protein, with protein sequence MNPKLFQSAEFYHRRYHNFATLLIIPVALLAVFLFSFSLICQKEITITTIGSLRPTEIIDVVQSTSNNTVLLNNLAENKVVKKGDLLIQYSDKLEDSQLNAIQTQIDRDGRQQEALNNLKESLKQGENLFTDEDEFGYSATVERFLNQSQTITDQASQTNDSVAKQEAGVNQANTAIADQISNLQTQINQYQEVKDAIQTDRSSVSADNPYAATLNSYLSQLQTLNDDENANSKESLKNQFLTDLQGQIDGINTSISSLETQAASNYSTGSYDTSASSQIESLRQQELTQAELQFVQVTQEKENLQSQLEQTTLLKADTVLKAQQDGVLHIIDDYEGQTLLPQGRQIAEIYPDIVKTQKVAIRYYVDSAHVSQLKKGQKVRLTLEKIGNHSTTVTGKISKIAASATSTEEGNLFEVTATASVKKQDSSKLKYGLQGKTVSVIGKKNFFNYYKDKLLKDFQ encoded by the coding sequence ATGAATCCTAAATTATTTCAATCTGCTGAATTTTATCACAGACGCTATCACAATTTTGCCACCCTTTTAATTATTCCAGTGGCACTGCTGGCTGTTTTTCTCTTCTCTTTTTCCCTTATATGCCAAAAAGAAATTACCATTACCACAATTGGCAGTCTCAGGCCGACTGAGATTATTGATGTTGTTCAGTCAACTAGTAACAATACTGTTTTACTAAATAACCTCGCTGAAAATAAAGTTGTTAAAAAGGGCGACCTGCTTATTCAATACTCCGATAAATTAGAAGACAGTCAACTCAATGCAATTCAGACACAAATTGACAGAGACGGACGGCAGCAAGAGGCTCTAAATAATCTAAAGGAAAGCCTCAAACAAGGAGAAAACCTCTTTACAGATGAAGATGAATTTGGTTATTCAGCAACTGTTGAGCGTTTTCTAAATCAATCTCAAACGATCACTGACCAAGCCTCACAAACCAATGATTCGGTTGCTAAGCAGGAAGCAGGGGTCAATCAAGCAAACACTGCGATAGCTGATCAGATTTCAAATTTGCAAACGCAAATTAACCAATATCAAGAAGTTAAAGATGCTATTCAAACCGATAGATCAAGTGTTTCTGCCGACAACCCATACGCTGCTACCCTAAACAGTTATTTAAGTCAATTGCAAACGCTGAACGATGATGAAAATGCCAACAGTAAAGAGAGTCTTAAGAATCAATTTTTGACAGATCTTCAGGGACAAATTGATGGCATCAATACTTCGATTTCTAGTTTAGAAACACAGGCAGCTTCAAATTATTCAACCGGCAGTTATGATACCAGTGCAAGCAGTCAAATTGAGAGCCTGCGCCAGCAAGAACTCACTCAGGCTGAGCTCCAATTCGTTCAGGTGACACAAGAAAAAGAAAATTTGCAATCACAGCTCGAACAGACAACTCTTTTAAAAGCAGATACGGTATTAAAAGCACAGCAAGATGGTGTTTTGCATATTATTGACGACTATGAAGGACAGACACTTTTGCCTCAAGGACGCCAGATTGCTGAAATTTACCCAGACATTGTTAAAACTCAAAAAGTGGCTATTCGTTATTATGTTGATTCTGCTCATGTCAGTCAATTGAAAAAAGGACAAAAAGTTCGCCTGACATTAGAAAAAATTGGCAATCATTCCACCACTGTGACAGGAAAAATCAGCAAAATTGCCGCTTCAGCCACAAGTACAGAAGAAGGCAATCTGTTTGAGGTTACTGCAACTGCTAGCGTAAAAAAACAAGACAGTTCTAAACTAAAATATGGTTTACAAGGTAAAACAGTCAGTGTTATTGGTAAAAAAAACTTCTTTAATTATTACAAAGACAAACTCTTAAAAGATTTTCAGTAG
- the rplA gene encoding 50S ribosomal protein L1: MAKKSKQMRAALEKVDSTKVYSVEEAVALVKETNFAKFDATVEVAYNLNIDVKKADQQIRGAMVLPNGTGKTTRVAVFARGAKAEEAKEAGADVVGEEDLAQRIQGGWLDFDVVIATPDMMAVVGRLGRVLGPRNLMPNPKTGTVTADIAKAVEESKGGKVTYRADRSGNVQTIIGKVSFDADKLVENFKAFNDVIVKAKPATAKGTYITNLSITSTQGVGIKVDANSL; this comes from the coding sequence ATGGCTAAAAAAAGCAAACAAATGCGTGCTGCCTTGGAAAAAGTTGACAGCACTAAAGTCTATAGTGTTGAAGAAGCTGTAGCGCTTGTTAAAGAAACAAACTTTGCAAAATTTGATGCAACTGTGGAAGTTGCCTATAACTTAAATATTGATGTCAAAAAAGCTGACCAGCAGATTCGCGGTGCTATGGTTCTGCCAAACGGAACAGGAAAAACAACACGTGTTGCTGTCTTTGCCCGTGGTGCCAAAGCAGAAGAAGCTAAGGAAGCCGGCGCAGATGTTGTTGGTGAGGAAGATTTGGCTCAGCGTATTCAGGGCGGATGGCTCGATTTTGATGTTGTTATCGCAACACCTGATATGATGGCTGTTGTCGGCCGTTTGGGTCGTGTGCTTGGTCCCCGCAATCTGATGCCAAACCCTAAGACGGGAACAGTTACTGCAGATATTGCTAAAGCTGTTGAAGAGTCTAAAGGCGGAAAAGTCACTTACCGTGCCGATCGTTCCGGCAATGTACAGACAATCATCGGCAAAGTATCTTTTGATGCTGATAAGCTGGTTGAAAACTTTAAAGCCTTTAATGATGTTATTGTAAAAGCAAAACCGGCAACAGCTAAAGGGACTTATATCACCAACCTTTCAATCACCTCTACACAGGGTGTTGGTATCAAGGTTGATGCTAATTCACTTTAA
- a CDS encoding CvfB family protein has translation MNHLLATVITGLVTDENDRFYFIQKDGTTFALAKEEGEHRLGDMVKGFVYTDMKQKLRMTTKKIVAGREQYGWGEVTEVRRDLGVFLEIGLPDKQVVVSLDLLPELKTLWPKKGDRLYVCLTVDRKNRIWAVPAAPDVFQKMAGPAYDNMQNQTWPAIVYCLKLSGTFVYLPENNMLGFIHPSERYNEPRLGEVLNARVIGFRSVDRTLYLSLKPRSFETLEQDGQMILAYLQANSGFMTLNDKSSPEDIKATFGISKGQFKKALGGLMKTGQIRQSQSGTELITKDSQ, from the coding sequence ATGAACCATTTACTTGCAACTGTTATCACTGGTTTGGTAACAGATGAAAATGACCGTTTTTACTTTATTCAAAAAGACGGCACAACATTTGCTCTCGCCAAAGAAGAGGGGGAACACCGCTTAGGCGATATGGTTAAGGGTTTTGTTTACACAGATATGAAACAAAAACTGCGCATGACGACTAAGAAAATAGTGGCAGGCCGTGAGCAGTACGGCTGGGGAGAGGTGACAGAAGTCCGCCGTGATTTAGGTGTTTTTCTTGAGATAGGGCTTCCGGATAAGCAAGTCGTCGTTTCTCTGGATTTGCTGCCTGAGCTCAAAACCCTTTGGCCTAAAAAGGGTGACAGACTGTATGTCTGTTTGACCGTAGACCGGAAAAATCGAATTTGGGCGGTGCCGGCGGCTCCTGACGTTTTTCAGAAAATGGCTGGTCCGGCCTATGATAATATGCAGAATCAAACTTGGCCGGCAATTGTTTACTGTCTCAAACTCTCTGGGACATTTGTTTACCTGCCTGAAAATAATATGCTCGGCTTTATCCATCCGAGTGAACGCTACAATGAACCGCGCTTAGGTGAGGTTCTTAATGCGCGTGTTATTGGTTTTCGCAGTGTTGACCGCACACTCTACCTCTCCCTTAAACCGCGTTCTTTTGAAACGCTGGAACAAGATGGTCAGATGATTTTGGCTTATTTACAGGCAAATAGTGGCTTTATGACACTGAACGATAAGTCATCGCCAGAGGATATAAAAGCTACATTTGGGATTTCTAAAGGCCAGTTTAAAAAAGCTTTAGGCGGCCTGATGAAGACGGGCCAAATCAGGCAGAGCCAATCCGGCACTGAGCTGATTACGAAAGATTCCCAGTAG
- a CDS encoding ComC/BlpC family peptide pheromone/bacteriocin, producing MNTKTFEQFEFATLTDAELSTVKGGGMEWIGDILGAIGNAAHPVNPRQVVDQLNGKYPRRGPVRSCPPGGTGGTPNAC from the coding sequence ATGAATACAAAAACTTTTGAACAATTTGAATTTGCTACATTGACAGATGCAGAACTTTCAACCGTTAAAGGTGGAGGCATGGAATGGATTGGAGATATATTGGGTGCTATAGGTAATGCTGCGCATCCTGTTAACCCTCGTCAAGTGGTAGATCAATTAAACGGAAAGTATCCACGTCGTGGTCCTGTTCGTTCTTGCCCTCCTGGAGGAACTGGAGGAACACCTAATGCTTGTTGA
- a CDS encoding ADP-ribosylglycohydrolase family protein has product MNTLRAAVYGLIVGDALGLPVEFKERGSFCIEGMTGFGTYHQPPGTWSDDSSMTLATCDSIREKGRLDLADLRRRFENWLFHGAYCAGEQLFDYGQTTYEALTSGHGLSDFWSNGNGSLMRIIPLAFLDVNDSDIDVVSALTHAHALSKEACRIYISVARGLLGGRELPYILKEVEVSNHFFRLKELARMPESQISSSGFVVHTLQASLWCLLQTDSFSEAVLKAVNLGDDSDTTGAVTGALAGIIYGYDAIPDDWVKTIRNKELIEHCLF; this is encoded by the coding sequence ATGAACACGTTACGTGCTGCTGTTTACGGTCTGATTGTAGGCGATGCTCTGGGGCTTCCGGTTGAGTTTAAGGAGCGTGGCAGTTTCTGCATAGAAGGGATGACTGGCTTCGGAACTTATCATCAGCCGCCGGGAACATGGTCTGACGATTCCAGCATGACACTGGCAACCTGTGATTCGATCAGAGAGAAGGGCCGGCTTGATCTCGCTGATTTGCGTCGCCGGTTTGAAAATTGGCTTTTTCATGGGGCCTACTGCGCGGGTGAACAATTGTTTGATTACGGTCAGACGACTTATGAAGCGCTGACAAGCGGCCATGGGCTCAGTGATTTTTGGTCAAACGGGAATGGCTCTTTGATGCGTATCATTCCTTTAGCTTTCCTTGATGTTAATGACAGTGATATCGATGTTGTTTCAGCTCTGACACATGCTCATGCACTCTCTAAGGAAGCCTGCCGTATCTATATCAGCGTAGCTCGCGGGCTTTTGGGTGGCAGAGAGCTTCCGTATATTTTAAAGGAAGTAGAAGTCAGCAATCATTTTTTTAGATTAAAAGAATTAGCGCGTATGCCTGAAAGTCAGATTTCTTCCTCAGGGTTTGTTGTTCACACTTTACAGGCTTCTCTGTGGTGTCTGCTTCAGACTGACAGCTTTTCTGAAGCTGTCTTAAAAGCTGTTAATCTAGGTGATGATTCGGATACAACAGGAGCTGTTACGGGAGCTTTAGCTGGTATCATTTACGGTTACGATGCTATCCCTGATGACTGGGTAAAGACCATCAGGAATAAGGAGCTGATAGAGCATTGTCTGTTTTAA
- the pyrH gene encoding UMP kinase, whose product MEPKYHRILIKLSGEALAGEKGSGIDLPTVQAMAKEIAEVHHSGVQIALVIGGGNLWRGEPAAEAGMDRVQADYTGMLGTVMNALVMADSLQQVGVDTRVQTAISMQSVAEPYIRGRALRHLEKGRVVIFGAGIGSPYFSTDTTAALRAAEIEADAILMAKNGVDGVYNADPKKDANAVKFDELTHVEVIKRGLKIMDATASTLSMDNDIDLVVFNMNEPGNIRRVVFGEQIGTTVSNKSND is encoded by the coding sequence GTGGAACCTAAATATCATCGTATTTTGATTAAGTTGTCCGGTGAGGCCTTGGCTGGTGAAAAAGGAAGCGGTATTGACCTGCCTACAGTTCAGGCAATGGCAAAAGAAATCGCGGAAGTGCACCATTCAGGTGTTCAAATTGCTCTGGTCATTGGCGGAGGCAACCTTTGGCGCGGTGAACCTGCAGCAGAAGCGGGAATGGACCGGGTGCAGGCAGATTATACAGGAATGTTAGGGACTGTCATGAATGCGCTGGTCATGGCCGACAGCCTGCAGCAGGTTGGAGTGGATACACGTGTTCAAACAGCCATTTCTATGCAGTCTGTGGCAGAACCCTATATTCGCGGACGGGCCCTGCGCCACTTAGAAAAAGGCCGAGTTGTTATCTTTGGTGCCGGTATCGGTTCCCCTTATTTTTCAACTGATACCACAGCTGCCCTGCGTGCTGCTGAGATTGAAGCCGACGCTATTTTGATGGCTAAAAACGGTGTGGACGGTGTCTATAATGCTGATCCTAAGAAAGATGCCAACGCAGTGAAGTTTGACGAGCTGACCCATGTAGAAGTCATCAAACGCGGTTTGAAAATTATGGATGCGACCGCTTCAACCCTGTCGATGGATAATGATATCGACTTGGTTGTCTTTAACATGAATGAACCAGGCAATATCAGACGGGTTGTCTTTGGAGAACAGATTGGAACAACTGTTTCCAATAAATCAAACGACTAA
- a CDS encoding YozE family protein — MRKSFYTWLMTQRHSKSHASAALLADLVFQESEFPKHTSDFDEISRYLEEKAGFSFNLSEFDQIWEDYLLH, encoded by the coding sequence GTGAGAAAATCGTTTTATACATGGCTAATGACTCAGCGTCATTCTAAGAGTCACGCTTCGGCGGCTCTTTTGGCTGATCTGGTCTTTCAGGAATCGGAGTTTCCTAAGCATACATCCGATTTTGATGAAATCAGTCGTTATTTGGAAGAGAAAGCAGGATTTTCTTTTAACCTGAGTGAATTTGATCAAATTTGGGAAGACTATCTGCTTCATTAA